Proteins co-encoded in one Ictalurus furcatus strain D&B chromosome 9, Billie_1.0, whole genome shotgun sequence genomic window:
- the LOC128612343 gene encoding TOG array regulator of axonemal microtubules protein 1-like isoform X2 gives MRLIKSQHIHGLLQITSNSKLGLRQTLTSSSSSSMMIYGLIPPELHEQLLDHKNYQNRTNGIEELKTILSELDLKTVSFDRIVEFIYFLRRLLDDTNFKVLYGTLRVLNLLVQKLDYDVDRYYKQIAHVALKTLRDTRAVPRNEYMNVFRQLMRIVGPQKVLDLVTGHLKHKNSRVREDVLNIVIAAVLAHPRKDFNIPHLCFLVAPYLADSKKRVRHAALELFAVFDYCLDMGKKQPIMKAIDRVELTGNAQGLMAAVQARRARHVLPRLCADGMVEYALVIPKPGQRRTPQFGSGADLEWILNGGRSNSVRSHRTNVNSEGLNAYSSFGSLTDEIPLQRRIVSAGKGKNKLPWERSSLPSAGNQEPCSTSNGKLSDKSNLEDLTTSMKLNQESCVTQSGVPRTGRLLGSRNSNVEQAFSLSSNPTPPGSFLLPSYPLATLPGVQLTPTLCSPTTPTISGTKSSPGNATSKTCIPRLLSQKKKAPPSTMEPSPQGVQPQEKLLSDASVSVVGQRVSYSKGAAAEEKRRETSSPPHVRPAGRQPLRALRTAKGELVYVAESQLHNTKTTPVSDMSEGVVGRGVFGSMVRSSRPKVAACPEQDESINKASWEPPAGTYGHAVSGSHVDCDDSPEPDEATRVKLYKIARDKMRQQAQPTPRMRIRHVTSEVTSDEAASLQDEIIPVTLKKDSNEQVELRPFSRPELALTQSFRLLNSDDWEKKIEGLMFLRCLARYHSDVLNSRLHEVCLALIQEVCNLRSGVSRIAVVTLGELYSGLQKGMDQELEATAKVLLHKTRDTNAFIRQLADAALGNMVQNCTPTRSMHALLAGGLGHLNAAVRKCTAQHLTTLVKKIGTGRLLSGAKDLTDRILPAVSKLAQDSSPETRYFGRQMLLFLSSHRDFVKMVEKYIPPKDVATIRDTVVTLKTKVSVRNIRSSKCTGPGEMPQDTRSARGRLSMSGDGMVHASSLTREPQISSNKDNSKAQFRSIADKTEYVKQLKALLASKDFQERIKGIDQLVADCEENPYMVMGNIFPVFDVFKERLQESNRKVNLYALEALQKIIPLLKDSLAQAVYILVPAVVDNHLNSKNNGIYTAATGAIHALINNLDNTLLLQPFCTKAQFLSGKAKLDLVDRVAELVRELYPRKPQLVKQKALPLLWHLLGSSCKSGTVHDRSGTMRGATTNLCQALHAHMGPMLLNQAASQPSNIFKSLNVILHTFTPLRNPR, from the exons ATGCGCTTGATAAAATCTCAACACATACACGGGCTCTTACAAATAACCTCAAATAGTAAGCTTGGGCTTCGACAGACTTTgacgtcgtcatcatcatcgtcaatGATGATTTATGGACTAATACCTCCGGAGTTACACGAACAACTCCTTGATCACAAGAACTACCAAAATCGAACGAATGGGATAGAAGAGCTGAAAACCATCCTGTCCGAGCTGGACTTGAAAACCGTTTCATTTGACAGAATTGTAGAGTTCATCTACTTTTTACGCAGGCTCCTGGACGACACCAACTTTAAAGTCTTGTACGGCACTTTACGGGTCCTGAACCTCCTTGTTCAAAAGCTGGACTACGATGTGGACAGATATTACAAACAGATCGCGCATGTGGCCCTCAAAACCCTGAGGGACACGCGTGCCGTTCCTCGGAACGAATACATGAACGTTTTTCGGCAGCTCATGAGGATCGTAGGGCCGCAGAAAGTTCTGGACCTTGTAACGGGACACTTGAAGCACAAAAACTCGAGAGTAAGAGAGGATGTTCTGAACATCGTTATAGCTGCTGTGCTGGCGCACCCCAGGAAAGACTTCAACATCCCGCATCTGTGCTTTCTGGTCGCTCCTTATCTTGCAGACAGCAAGAAGAGGGTGCGACACGCAGCCCTGGAGCTCTTTGCTGTTTTCGATTACTGTCTTGACATGGGCAAGAAACAACCTATCATGAAGGCTATAGACAGGGTGGAGCTCACCGGTAACGCTCAGGGCCTTATGGCTGCCGTACAGGCACGAAGGGCCAGGCACGTCCTTCCTCGGCTATGTGCGGATGGTATGGTGGAATACGCGCTGGTTATCCCCAAACCTGGCCAACGGCGCACGCCCCAGTTCGGCTCCGGAGCCGATCTGGAGTGGATCCTTAACGGAGGCAGATCGAATAGCGTGAGGAGTCACAGGACGAACGTGAACTCGGAAGGGCTGAATGCCTACAGCAGTTTTGGTTCCCTGACTGATGAGATACCATTACAGAGGAGGATAGTGAGTGCCGGCAAGGGCAAAAACAAGCTACCCTGGGAGAGGTCGAGCCTCCCGTCTGCAGGAAATCAGGAGCCTTGCAGCACGTCGAATGGAAAGTTGTCTGACAAG tcAAATCTTGAAGATCTCACTACCTCCATGAAGCTGAATCAGGAATCTTGTGTCACACAGTCTG GTGTTCCCAGGACAGGTCGTCTGCTAGGGTCCAGAAACTCTAATGTGGAGCAGGCTTTTTCTCTTTCGTCTAATCCCACTCCTCCTGGCTCCTTTCTGTTGCCCTCCTACCCTCTTGCCACGCTGCCAGGGGTCCAGTTAACTCCCACGCTGTGTTCTCCTACCACTCCCACCATCAGTGGCACCAAGAGCAG CCCTGGGAACGCCACATCAAAAACATGTATCCCCAGACTGCTGTCGCAGAAAAAGAAAGCTCCTCCTTCCACCATGGAACCAAGTCCTCAAG GTGTCCAACCGCAGGAAAAGCTTCTTTCTGATGccagtgtcagtgttgttgGTCAGAGAGTGTCTTACTCTAAGGGAGCAGCAGCGGAAGAAAAGCGAAGAGAAACGTCTTCGCCTCCCCACGTTAGACCTGCAGGTCGCCAACCGCTCCGAGCTTTAAGGACTGCCAAAGGTGAATTAGTGTATGTTGCAG aaTCTCAGCTACACAACACGAAGACCACCCCTGTTAGTGACATGTCTGAGGGAGTAGTTGGGAGAG GAGTTTTTGGCTCCATGGTCCGTTCAAGCCGACCCAAAGTGGCAGCATGTCCTGAGCAGGATGAGTCCATAAACAAAGCCTCATGGGAGCCACCAGCTGGAACATATGGCCATGCTGTCTCTGGAAGTCATGTTGATTGTGACGACAGCCCAGAACCTGATGAGGCAACG AGGGTGAAGCTGTACAAGATTGCAAGGGATAAGATGCGCCAACAAGCCCAGCCTACACCGCGAATGAGAATTAGACATGTAACATCTGAAGTGACCTCAGATGAAGCAGCATCTCTGCAAG ATGAAATCATACCCGTTACCCTAAAGAAGGATTCTAATGAGCAGGTGGAGTTGCGGCCATTCTCCAGACCGGAGCTTGCCCTCACTCAGAGCTTCAGACTGCTTAACTCGGATGACTG ggagaaaaaaatcGAGGGGCTCATGTTCCTGCGCTGTTTGGCACGGTATCACTCTGACGTGCTTAATAGTAGGCTTCATGAAGTCTGCCTTGCTCTCATTCAAGAG GTTTGTAACCTGCGCTCCGGAGTGTCCCGCATCGCCGTGGTGACTTTAGGAGAGCTATACTCTGGCCTGCAGAAGGGAATGGACCAGGAGCTGGAAGCAACAGCCAAAGTTCTGTTACACAAAACAAGAGATACCAATGCGTTCATTAGGCAGCTCGCAGATGCCGCGCTGGGCAACATGGTGCAGAACTGCACACCTACACGCAGCATGCATGCCCTGCTTGCTGGAGGACTCGG TCACTTGAACGCAGCCGTAAGGAAGTGCACCGCTCAGCACTTGACTACTCTGGTCAAGAAGATCGGTACCGGGCGTTTATTGTCTGGAGCGAAAGATCTCACGGACCGAATCTTACCCGCTGTCTCTAAGCTGGCGCAAGACTCTTCACCTGAAACCAG ATATTTTGGCCGGCAAATGCTGCTGTTCTTGTCTTCTCACCGAGACTTTGTTAAAATGGTGGAAAAGTACATTCCTCCCAAAGACGTGGCAACCATCAGGGACACCGTCGTCACTCTGAAGACCAAGGTGTCTGTTCGGAACATCCGTTCATCTAAGTGCACG GGACCGGGTGAGATGCCTCAGGACACTCGTTCAGCTCGAGGCAGGCTCTCCATGTCTGGCGACGGAATGGTGCATGCCTCATCTCTCACTCGAGAGCCTCAGATTTCCAGCAA CAAAGACAACAGCAAAGCTCAGTTCCGCAGCATCGCGGACAAGACTGAGTATGTCAAGCAGCTCAAAGCCCTGCTGGCTTCAAAAGACTTCCAGGAACGCATCAAGGGCATCGATCAGTTGGTGGCTGACTGTGAGGAAAACCCATATATGGTCATGGGCAACATCTTCCCG gtgtttgatgtttttaaagAACGGCTGCAGGAGTCAAACAGAAAAGTGAACCTCTATGCGTTGGAGGCCTTACAGAAGATAATCCCCTTACTTAAAGACAGCTTGGCCCAAGCGGTCTATATCCTCGTCCCAGCTGTAGTGGACAACCACCTCAACTCGAAGAATAATGGCATCTACACCGCTGCAACAGGCGCCATACATGCTCTGATCAATAACCTCG ACAACACTCTACTTCTTCAGCCGTTTTGCACAAAGGCGCAGTTTCTCAGTGGGAAGGCTAAACTGGACCTTGTCGATAGAGTTGCAG AGCTGGTCAGAGAGCTGTACCCCCGCAAGCCACAGCTGGTTAAACAGAAAGCACTCCCTCTGCTTTGGCATCTCCTGGGTTCCTCCTGCAAGAGCGGCACGGTCCACGACCGGAGCGGCACCATGAGAGGAGCCACCACCAACCTGTGCCAAGCGCTGCATGCTCACATGGGCCCCATGCTGCTAAATCAAGCTGCTTCACAACCTTCCAACATCTTCAAGAGCCTGAATGTGATTCTTCACACCTTCACACCCCTCAGAAATCCACGTTAG
- the LOC128612343 gene encoding TOG array regulator of axonemal microtubules protein 1-like isoform X4, with protein sequence MRLIKSQHIHGLLQITSNSKLGLRQTLTSSSSSSMMIYGLIPPELHEQLLDHKNYQNRTNGIEELKTILSELDLKTVSFDRIVEFIYFLRRLLDDTNFKVLYGTLRVLNLLVQKLDYDVDRYYKQIAHVALKTLRDTRAVPRNEYMNVFRQLMRIVGPQKVLDLVTGHLKHKNSRVREDVLNIVIAAVLAHPRKDFNIPHLCFLVAPYLADSKKRVRHAALELFAVFDYCLDMGKKQPIMKAIDRVELTGNAQGLMAAVQARRARHVLPRLCADGMVEYALVIPKPGQRRTPQFGSGADLEWILNGGRSNSVRSHRTNVNSEGLNAYSSFGSLTDEIPLQRRIVSAGKGKNKLPWERSSLPSAGNQEPCSTSNGKLSDKSNLEDLTTSMKLNQESCVTQSGVPRTGRLLGSRNSNVEQAFSLSSNPTPPGSFLLPSYPLATLPGVQLTPTLCSPTTPTISGTKSSPGNATSKTCIPRLLSQKKKAPPSTMEPSPQGVQPQEKLLSDASVSVVGQRVSYSKGAAAEEKRRETSSPPHVRPAGRQPLRALRTAKGELVYVAESQLHNTKTTPVSDMSEGVVGRGVFGSMVRSSRPKVAACPEQDESINKASWEPPAGTYGHAVSGSHVDCDDSPEPDEATERVKLYKIARDKMRQQAQPTPRMRIRHVTSEVTSDEAASLQDEIIPVTLKKDSNEQVELRPFSRPELALTQSFRLLNSDDWEKKIEGLMFLRCLARYHSDVLNSRLHEVCLALIQEVCNLRSGVSRIAVVTLGELYSGLQKGMDQELEATAKVLLHKTRDTNAFIRQLADAALGNMVQNCTPTRSMHALLAGGLGHLNAAVRKCTAQHLTTLVKKIGTGRLLSGAKDLTDRILPAVSKLAQDSSPETRYFGRQMLLFLSSHRDFVKMVEKYIPPKDVATIRDTVVTLKTKGPGEMPQDTRSARGRLSMSGDGMVHASSLTREPQISSNKDNSKAQFRSIADKTEYVKQLKALLASKDFQERIKGIDQLVADCEENPYMVMGNIFPVFDVFKERLQESNRKVNLYALEALQKIIPLLKDSLAQAVYILVPAVVDNHLNSKNNGIYTAATGAIHALINNLDNTLLLQPFCTKAQFLSGKAKLDLVDRVAELVRELYPRKPQLVKQKALPLLWHLLGSSCKSGTVHDRSGTMRGATTNLCQALHAHMGPMLLNQAASQPSNIFKSLNVILHTFTPLRNPR encoded by the exons ATGCGCTTGATAAAATCTCAACACATACACGGGCTCTTACAAATAACCTCAAATAGTAAGCTTGGGCTTCGACAGACTTTgacgtcgtcatcatcatcgtcaatGATGATTTATGGACTAATACCTCCGGAGTTACACGAACAACTCCTTGATCACAAGAACTACCAAAATCGAACGAATGGGATAGAAGAGCTGAAAACCATCCTGTCCGAGCTGGACTTGAAAACCGTTTCATTTGACAGAATTGTAGAGTTCATCTACTTTTTACGCAGGCTCCTGGACGACACCAACTTTAAAGTCTTGTACGGCACTTTACGGGTCCTGAACCTCCTTGTTCAAAAGCTGGACTACGATGTGGACAGATATTACAAACAGATCGCGCATGTGGCCCTCAAAACCCTGAGGGACACGCGTGCCGTTCCTCGGAACGAATACATGAACGTTTTTCGGCAGCTCATGAGGATCGTAGGGCCGCAGAAAGTTCTGGACCTTGTAACGGGACACTTGAAGCACAAAAACTCGAGAGTAAGAGAGGATGTTCTGAACATCGTTATAGCTGCTGTGCTGGCGCACCCCAGGAAAGACTTCAACATCCCGCATCTGTGCTTTCTGGTCGCTCCTTATCTTGCAGACAGCAAGAAGAGGGTGCGACACGCAGCCCTGGAGCTCTTTGCTGTTTTCGATTACTGTCTTGACATGGGCAAGAAACAACCTATCATGAAGGCTATAGACAGGGTGGAGCTCACCGGTAACGCTCAGGGCCTTATGGCTGCCGTACAGGCACGAAGGGCCAGGCACGTCCTTCCTCGGCTATGTGCGGATGGTATGGTGGAATACGCGCTGGTTATCCCCAAACCTGGCCAACGGCGCACGCCCCAGTTCGGCTCCGGAGCCGATCTGGAGTGGATCCTTAACGGAGGCAGATCGAATAGCGTGAGGAGTCACAGGACGAACGTGAACTCGGAAGGGCTGAATGCCTACAGCAGTTTTGGTTCCCTGACTGATGAGATACCATTACAGAGGAGGATAGTGAGTGCCGGCAAGGGCAAAAACAAGCTACCCTGGGAGAGGTCGAGCCTCCCGTCTGCAGGAAATCAGGAGCCTTGCAGCACGTCGAATGGAAAGTTGTCTGACAAG tcAAATCTTGAAGATCTCACTACCTCCATGAAGCTGAATCAGGAATCTTGTGTCACACAGTCTG GTGTTCCCAGGACAGGTCGTCTGCTAGGGTCCAGAAACTCTAATGTGGAGCAGGCTTTTTCTCTTTCGTCTAATCCCACTCCTCCTGGCTCCTTTCTGTTGCCCTCCTACCCTCTTGCCACGCTGCCAGGGGTCCAGTTAACTCCCACGCTGTGTTCTCCTACCACTCCCACCATCAGTGGCACCAAGAGCAG CCCTGGGAACGCCACATCAAAAACATGTATCCCCAGACTGCTGTCGCAGAAAAAGAAAGCTCCTCCTTCCACCATGGAACCAAGTCCTCAAG GTGTCCAACCGCAGGAAAAGCTTCTTTCTGATGccagtgtcagtgttgttgGTCAGAGAGTGTCTTACTCTAAGGGAGCAGCAGCGGAAGAAAAGCGAAGAGAAACGTCTTCGCCTCCCCACGTTAGACCTGCAGGTCGCCAACCGCTCCGAGCTTTAAGGACTGCCAAAGGTGAATTAGTGTATGTTGCAG aaTCTCAGCTACACAACACGAAGACCACCCCTGTTAGTGACATGTCTGAGGGAGTAGTTGGGAGAG GAGTTTTTGGCTCCATGGTCCGTTCAAGCCGACCCAAAGTGGCAGCATGTCCTGAGCAGGATGAGTCCATAAACAAAGCCTCATGGGAGCCACCAGCTGGAACATATGGCCATGCTGTCTCTGGAAGTCATGTTGATTGTGACGACAGCCCAGAACCTGATGAGGCAACG GAGAGGGTGAAGCTGTACAAGATTGCAAGGGATAAGATGCGCCAACAAGCCCAGCCTACACCGCGAATGAGAATTAGACATGTAACATCTGAAGTGACCTCAGATGAAGCAGCATCTCTGCAAG ATGAAATCATACCCGTTACCCTAAAGAAGGATTCTAATGAGCAGGTGGAGTTGCGGCCATTCTCCAGACCGGAGCTTGCCCTCACTCAGAGCTTCAGACTGCTTAACTCGGATGACTG ggagaaaaaaatcGAGGGGCTCATGTTCCTGCGCTGTTTGGCACGGTATCACTCTGACGTGCTTAATAGTAGGCTTCATGAAGTCTGCCTTGCTCTCATTCAAGAG GTTTGTAACCTGCGCTCCGGAGTGTCCCGCATCGCCGTGGTGACTTTAGGAGAGCTATACTCTGGCCTGCAGAAGGGAATGGACCAGGAGCTGGAAGCAACAGCCAAAGTTCTGTTACACAAAACAAGAGATACCAATGCGTTCATTAGGCAGCTCGCAGATGCCGCGCTGGGCAACATGGTGCAGAACTGCACACCTACACGCAGCATGCATGCCCTGCTTGCTGGAGGACTCGG TCACTTGAACGCAGCCGTAAGGAAGTGCACCGCTCAGCACTTGACTACTCTGGTCAAGAAGATCGGTACCGGGCGTTTATTGTCTGGAGCGAAAGATCTCACGGACCGAATCTTACCCGCTGTCTCTAAGCTGGCGCAAGACTCTTCACCTGAAACCAG ATATTTTGGCCGGCAAATGCTGCTGTTCTTGTCTTCTCACCGAGACTTTGTTAAAATGGTGGAAAAGTACATTCCTCCCAAAGACGTGGCAACCATCAGGGACACCGTCGTCACTCTGAAGACCAAG GGACCGGGTGAGATGCCTCAGGACACTCGTTCAGCTCGAGGCAGGCTCTCCATGTCTGGCGACGGAATGGTGCATGCCTCATCTCTCACTCGAGAGCCTCAGATTTCCAGCAA CAAAGACAACAGCAAAGCTCAGTTCCGCAGCATCGCGGACAAGACTGAGTATGTCAAGCAGCTCAAAGCCCTGCTGGCTTCAAAAGACTTCCAGGAACGCATCAAGGGCATCGATCAGTTGGTGGCTGACTGTGAGGAAAACCCATATATGGTCATGGGCAACATCTTCCCG gtgtttgatgtttttaaagAACGGCTGCAGGAGTCAAACAGAAAAGTGAACCTCTATGCGTTGGAGGCCTTACAGAAGATAATCCCCTTACTTAAAGACAGCTTGGCCCAAGCGGTCTATATCCTCGTCCCAGCTGTAGTGGACAACCACCTCAACTCGAAGAATAATGGCATCTACACCGCTGCAACAGGCGCCATACATGCTCTGATCAATAACCTCG ACAACACTCTACTTCTTCAGCCGTTTTGCACAAAGGCGCAGTTTCTCAGTGGGAAGGCTAAACTGGACCTTGTCGATAGAGTTGCAG AGCTGGTCAGAGAGCTGTACCCCCGCAAGCCACAGCTGGTTAAACAGAAAGCACTCCCTCTGCTTTGGCATCTCCTGGGTTCCTCCTGCAAGAGCGGCACGGTCCACGACCGGAGCGGCACCATGAGAGGAGCCACCACCAACCTGTGCCAAGCGCTGCATGCTCACATGGGCCCCATGCTGCTAAATCAAGCTGCTTCACAACCTTCCAACATCTTCAAGAGCCTGAATGTGATTCTTCACACCTTCACACCCCTCAGAAATCCACGTTAG
- the LOC128612343 gene encoding TOG array regulator of axonemal microtubules protein 1-like isoform X1, translating to MRLIKSQHIHGLLQITSNSKLGLRQTLTSSSSSSMMIYGLIPPELHEQLLDHKNYQNRTNGIEELKTILSELDLKTVSFDRIVEFIYFLRRLLDDTNFKVLYGTLRVLNLLVQKLDYDVDRYYKQIAHVALKTLRDTRAVPRNEYMNVFRQLMRIVGPQKVLDLVTGHLKHKNSRVREDVLNIVIAAVLAHPRKDFNIPHLCFLVAPYLADSKKRVRHAALELFAVFDYCLDMGKKQPIMKAIDRVELTGNAQGLMAAVQARRARHVLPRLCADGMVEYALVIPKPGQRRTPQFGSGADLEWILNGGRSNSVRSHRTNVNSEGLNAYSSFGSLTDEIPLQRRIVSAGKGKNKLPWERSSLPSAGNQEPCSTSNGKLSDKSNLEDLTTSMKLNQESCVTQSGVPRTGRLLGSRNSNVEQAFSLSSNPTPPGSFLLPSYPLATLPGVQLTPTLCSPTTPTISGTKSSPGNATSKTCIPRLLSQKKKAPPSTMEPSPQGVQPQEKLLSDASVSVVGQRVSYSKGAAAEEKRRETSSPPHVRPAGRQPLRALRTAKGELVYVAESQLHNTKTTPVSDMSEGVVGRGVFGSMVRSSRPKVAACPEQDESINKASWEPPAGTYGHAVSGSHVDCDDSPEPDEATERVKLYKIARDKMRQQAQPTPRMRIRHVTSEVTSDEAASLQDEIIPVTLKKDSNEQVELRPFSRPELALTQSFRLLNSDDWEKKIEGLMFLRCLARYHSDVLNSRLHEVCLALIQEVCNLRSGVSRIAVVTLGELYSGLQKGMDQELEATAKVLLHKTRDTNAFIRQLADAALGNMVQNCTPTRSMHALLAGGLGHLNAAVRKCTAQHLTTLVKKIGTGRLLSGAKDLTDRILPAVSKLAQDSSPETRYFGRQMLLFLSSHRDFVKMVEKYIPPKDVATIRDTVVTLKTKVSVRNIRSSKCTGPGEMPQDTRSARGRLSMSGDGMVHASSLTREPQISSNKDNSKAQFRSIADKTEYVKQLKALLASKDFQERIKGIDQLVADCEENPYMVMGNIFPVFDVFKERLQESNRKVNLYALEALQKIIPLLKDSLAQAVYILVPAVVDNHLNSKNNGIYTAATGAIHALINNLDNTLLLQPFCTKAQFLSGKAKLDLVDRVAELVRELYPRKPQLVKQKALPLLWHLLGSSCKSGTVHDRSGTMRGATTNLCQALHAHMGPMLLNQAASQPSNIFKSLNVILHTFTPLRNPR from the exons ATGCGCTTGATAAAATCTCAACACATACACGGGCTCTTACAAATAACCTCAAATAGTAAGCTTGGGCTTCGACAGACTTTgacgtcgtcatcatcatcgtcaatGATGATTTATGGACTAATACCTCCGGAGTTACACGAACAACTCCTTGATCACAAGAACTACCAAAATCGAACGAATGGGATAGAAGAGCTGAAAACCATCCTGTCCGAGCTGGACTTGAAAACCGTTTCATTTGACAGAATTGTAGAGTTCATCTACTTTTTACGCAGGCTCCTGGACGACACCAACTTTAAAGTCTTGTACGGCACTTTACGGGTCCTGAACCTCCTTGTTCAAAAGCTGGACTACGATGTGGACAGATATTACAAACAGATCGCGCATGTGGCCCTCAAAACCCTGAGGGACACGCGTGCCGTTCCTCGGAACGAATACATGAACGTTTTTCGGCAGCTCATGAGGATCGTAGGGCCGCAGAAAGTTCTGGACCTTGTAACGGGACACTTGAAGCACAAAAACTCGAGAGTAAGAGAGGATGTTCTGAACATCGTTATAGCTGCTGTGCTGGCGCACCCCAGGAAAGACTTCAACATCCCGCATCTGTGCTTTCTGGTCGCTCCTTATCTTGCAGACAGCAAGAAGAGGGTGCGACACGCAGCCCTGGAGCTCTTTGCTGTTTTCGATTACTGTCTTGACATGGGCAAGAAACAACCTATCATGAAGGCTATAGACAGGGTGGAGCTCACCGGTAACGCTCAGGGCCTTATGGCTGCCGTACAGGCACGAAGGGCCAGGCACGTCCTTCCTCGGCTATGTGCGGATGGTATGGTGGAATACGCGCTGGTTATCCCCAAACCTGGCCAACGGCGCACGCCCCAGTTCGGCTCCGGAGCCGATCTGGAGTGGATCCTTAACGGAGGCAGATCGAATAGCGTGAGGAGTCACAGGACGAACGTGAACTCGGAAGGGCTGAATGCCTACAGCAGTTTTGGTTCCCTGACTGATGAGATACCATTACAGAGGAGGATAGTGAGTGCCGGCAAGGGCAAAAACAAGCTACCCTGGGAGAGGTCGAGCCTCCCGTCTGCAGGAAATCAGGAGCCTTGCAGCACGTCGAATGGAAAGTTGTCTGACAAG tcAAATCTTGAAGATCTCACTACCTCCATGAAGCTGAATCAGGAATCTTGTGTCACACAGTCTG GTGTTCCCAGGACAGGTCGTCTGCTAGGGTCCAGAAACTCTAATGTGGAGCAGGCTTTTTCTCTTTCGTCTAATCCCACTCCTCCTGGCTCCTTTCTGTTGCCCTCCTACCCTCTTGCCACGCTGCCAGGGGTCCAGTTAACTCCCACGCTGTGTTCTCCTACCACTCCCACCATCAGTGGCACCAAGAGCAG CCCTGGGAACGCCACATCAAAAACATGTATCCCCAGACTGCTGTCGCAGAAAAAGAAAGCTCCTCCTTCCACCATGGAACCAAGTCCTCAAG GTGTCCAACCGCAGGAAAAGCTTCTTTCTGATGccagtgtcagtgttgttgGTCAGAGAGTGTCTTACTCTAAGGGAGCAGCAGCGGAAGAAAAGCGAAGAGAAACGTCTTCGCCTCCCCACGTTAGACCTGCAGGTCGCCAACCGCTCCGAGCTTTAAGGACTGCCAAAGGTGAATTAGTGTATGTTGCAG aaTCTCAGCTACACAACACGAAGACCACCCCTGTTAGTGACATGTCTGAGGGAGTAGTTGGGAGAG GAGTTTTTGGCTCCATGGTCCGTTCAAGCCGACCCAAAGTGGCAGCATGTCCTGAGCAGGATGAGTCCATAAACAAAGCCTCATGGGAGCCACCAGCTGGAACATATGGCCATGCTGTCTCTGGAAGTCATGTTGATTGTGACGACAGCCCAGAACCTGATGAGGCAACG GAGAGGGTGAAGCTGTACAAGATTGCAAGGGATAAGATGCGCCAACAAGCCCAGCCTACACCGCGAATGAGAATTAGACATGTAACATCTGAAGTGACCTCAGATGAAGCAGCATCTCTGCAAG ATGAAATCATACCCGTTACCCTAAAGAAGGATTCTAATGAGCAGGTGGAGTTGCGGCCATTCTCCAGACCGGAGCTTGCCCTCACTCAGAGCTTCAGACTGCTTAACTCGGATGACTG ggagaaaaaaatcGAGGGGCTCATGTTCCTGCGCTGTTTGGCACGGTATCACTCTGACGTGCTTAATAGTAGGCTTCATGAAGTCTGCCTTGCTCTCATTCAAGAG GTTTGTAACCTGCGCTCCGGAGTGTCCCGCATCGCCGTGGTGACTTTAGGAGAGCTATACTCTGGCCTGCAGAAGGGAATGGACCAGGAGCTGGAAGCAACAGCCAAAGTTCTGTTACACAAAACAAGAGATACCAATGCGTTCATTAGGCAGCTCGCAGATGCCGCGCTGGGCAACATGGTGCAGAACTGCACACCTACACGCAGCATGCATGCCCTGCTTGCTGGAGGACTCGG TCACTTGAACGCAGCCGTAAGGAAGTGCACCGCTCAGCACTTGACTACTCTGGTCAAGAAGATCGGTACCGGGCGTTTATTGTCTGGAGCGAAAGATCTCACGGACCGAATCTTACCCGCTGTCTCTAAGCTGGCGCAAGACTCTTCACCTGAAACCAG ATATTTTGGCCGGCAAATGCTGCTGTTCTTGTCTTCTCACCGAGACTTTGTTAAAATGGTGGAAAAGTACATTCCTCCCAAAGACGTGGCAACCATCAGGGACACCGTCGTCACTCTGAAGACCAAGGTGTCTGTTCGGAACATCCGTTCATCTAAGTGCACG GGACCGGGTGAGATGCCTCAGGACACTCGTTCAGCTCGAGGCAGGCTCTCCATGTCTGGCGACGGAATGGTGCATGCCTCATCTCTCACTCGAGAGCCTCAGATTTCCAGCAA CAAAGACAACAGCAAAGCTCAGTTCCGCAGCATCGCGGACAAGACTGAGTATGTCAAGCAGCTCAAAGCCCTGCTGGCTTCAAAAGACTTCCAGGAACGCATCAAGGGCATCGATCAGTTGGTGGCTGACTGTGAGGAAAACCCATATATGGTCATGGGCAACATCTTCCCG gtgtttgatgtttttaaagAACGGCTGCAGGAGTCAAACAGAAAAGTGAACCTCTATGCGTTGGAGGCCTTACAGAAGATAATCCCCTTACTTAAAGACAGCTTGGCCCAAGCGGTCTATATCCTCGTCCCAGCTGTAGTGGACAACCACCTCAACTCGAAGAATAATGGCATCTACACCGCTGCAACAGGCGCCATACATGCTCTGATCAATAACCTCG ACAACACTCTACTTCTTCAGCCGTTTTGCACAAAGGCGCAGTTTCTCAGTGGGAAGGCTAAACTGGACCTTGTCGATAGAGTTGCAG AGCTGGTCAGAGAGCTGTACCCCCGCAAGCCACAGCTGGTTAAACAGAAAGCACTCCCTCTGCTTTGGCATCTCCTGGGTTCCTCCTGCAAGAGCGGCACGGTCCACGACCGGAGCGGCACCATGAGAGGAGCCACCACCAACCTGTGCCAAGCGCTGCATGCTCACATGGGCCCCATGCTGCTAAATCAAGCTGCTTCACAACCTTCCAACATCTTCAAGAGCCTGAATGTGATTCTTCACACCTTCACACCCCTCAGAAATCCACGTTAG